In Plasmodium gaboni strain SY75 chromosome 11, whole genome shotgun sequence, the following proteins share a genomic window:
- a CDS encoding hypothetical protein (conserved Plasmodium protein, unknown function), whose protein sequence is MEEEGRISYHEYKRRLKKLTEEIKKEMKKSSNKNKKSETLLNLEEKLNKLNELYNKEDDKKGVEENYNNDDNNKDEAFYTNNLYQMNVISKKALRNRKKMEHREYEEEQIEKSRNKEGEKEYEELSLNLKKLNKTIYSIAPDGNCLYESIIHQLKYRIHTYEYTITDFLKLINKEHFSLNNINLKDYINTNFFNFNIFNNINPNDLSSDILRFITSIYLLQNKELFINFIYDSNDDEDKDFYFKYCEDIINGVYGSEIEIKALSSILKKKITVYDVNMNISYEEDCEEELFLCFHHKLYALGKHYNSVIDLAS, encoded by the exons ATGGAAGAGGAAGGGCGCATAAGTTACCACGAATACAAAAGGAGACTAAAAAAATTAACTgaggaaataaaaaaagagatgaaaaaaagtagtaacaaaaataaaaagagTGAGACATTATTGAATttagaagaaaaattaaacaaaCTGAATGagttatataataaagaagatGATAAAAAAGGTGTAGAAGagaattataataatgatgataataataaggatGAGGCtttttatacaaataatttatatcaAATGAATGTAATATCAAAGAAAGCATTAAGgaatagaaaaaaaatggaacATAGAGAATATGAAGAAGAGCAAATTGAAAAATCAAGAAATAAAGAAGGAGAGAAAGAATATGAAGAATTATCTTTGAAtctaaaaaaattaaataaaactATTTATTCTATTGCACCAGATGGTAATTGCTTATATGAATCAATAATACATCAGCTTAAATATAGAATACATACTTATGAATATACAATAACAgattttttaaaacttattaataaagaacatttttctttaaataatattaatttaaaagattatataaatacaaatttttttaattttaatatatttaataatataaatccAAATGATTTGAGTAGTGATATTTTAAGATTTATTACttccatatatttattacagaataaagaattattcatcaattttatatatgactcaaatgatgatgaagacaaag ATTTCTATTTCAAATATTGTGAGGATATAATTAATGGTGTATATGG aAGCGAAATTGAAATAAAGGCCTTATCAAGTATTctgaagaaaaaaattacgGTTTATGATGTGAATATGAACATATCATAT GAAGAAGATTGCGAAGAGGAATTATTCTTATGTTTTCATCATAAATTATATGCCCTAG GAAAACACTACAACTCAGTTATTGATTTAGCGTCgtaa
- a CDS encoding dolichol phosphate mannose synthase — protein sequence MVIRFFLFVITLLGLCINMVCCNYKYSVILPTYNEKENLPYLIYMIIDELNKHEIKFEIIVIDDNSQDGTADVYKKLQEIFKDEELLLIQRKGKLGLGSAYMEGLKKVTGDFVIIMDADLSHHPKYIYNFIKKQKENNCDIVTGTRYNKQGGISGWSFNRIIISRVANFLAQFLLFINLSDLTGSFRLYKTNVLKELMQSINNTGYVFQMEVIVRAYKMQKSIEEVGYVFVDRLFGKSKLETTDILQYLLGLLKLFWSI from the coding sequence atgGTTATTCGATTTTTCCTGTTTGTCATTACACTGTTAGGCTTATGTATAAATATGGTGTGTTGCAATTACAAATATTCAGTTATATTACCTACTTAcaatgaaaaagaaaaccTACCATATctaatttatatgataattgatgaattaaataaacatGAAATTAAATTTGAAATAATTGTAATAGATGATAATAGTCAAGACGGAACTGCAGATgtatacaaaaaattacaagaaatttttaaggatgaagaattattactaatacaaagaaaaggaaaattAGGTTTAGGGTCTGCATATATGGAAggtttaaaaaaagtaaCAGGTGattttgttataataatggATGCTGATTTATCACATCATCctaaatatatttataattttattaaaaaacaaaaagaaaataattgTGATATAGTTACAGGTAcaagatataataaacaagGTGGAATATCAGGATGGTCATTTAATAGAATTATAATAAGTAGAGTAGCAAATTTTTTAGCTCAgttcttattatttattaatcTATCAGATTTAACTGGGTCTTTtagattatataaaacGAATGTATTGAAGGAACTTATGCAATCTATTAATAATACAGGTTATGTTTTTCAAATGGAAGTTATTGTAAGAGCATATAAAATGCAAAAATCTATAGAAGAAGTTGGTTATGTTTTTGTTGATAGATTATTTGGAAAATCAAAACTTGAAACTACAGATATTTTACAATATTTATTAGGTCTATTGAAGTTATTCTGGTcaatataa
- a CDS encoding putative inner membrane complex protein 1b, which yields VLKNIITEKKVDILQVKEKISFKDKEIVEEVYNYVDKDLNTKWCEAQSDNEIYKDLKKKNYIGQNHLLPNNINIMENNNDCTYKQANNITHLLEPFGPQIDVEENKIIENVFVPNVEKVIEVNKQIDIPINLPVPYIVPKPKIIDVDVPVFKFNDKYVPVPVSKKIIPKITWTDKTYQVDCLIEKPYLVYHNIIKMVPVDAKITVREYPKGIKKINPEELYEVDNLALWMRVNADLKQEQDQLKNEKYEKYEKNKKNGKGQTEELDDNISSDHTCECSESYETYGKLSNEEFNSSNEDTTIKSSNENIFDTLPLHPGHPLEFIHLQNKWINQDTTNIPDMYDQKYLDAHRNAVFNLTTQVPREVEIEAKQLLHIQKKLQQDEIL from the coding sequence GTACtaaaaaacataataacTGAAAAAAAAGTGGATATTCTTCAAGTGAAGGAAAAAATTAGTTTTAAAGATAAAGAAATTGTAGAAGAAGTGTATAATTATGTTGATAAAGATTTAAACACAAAATGGTGTGAAGCACAATCTGATAATGAAATTTATaaagatttaaaaaaaaaaaattatataggacaaaatcatttattaccaaataatataaatataatggaaaataataatgattgTACATATAAACAAGCTAATAATATTACACATTTATTAGAACCTTTTGGACCTCAAATCGATgttgaagaaaataaaataatagaaaatGTATTTGTACCGAATGTAGAAAAAGTAATAGAAGTAAATAAACAAATTGATATACCAATAAATTTACCAGTACCATATATTGTACCGAAACCTAAAATTATTGACGTAGATGTTCCAgtttttaaatttaatgataaatatgTACCTGTACCTGtaagtaaaaaaataataccCAAAATTACATGGACCGATAAAACTTATCAAGTCGATTGTTTAATAGAAAAGCCATATTTAGTATATCacaatataattaaaatgGTACCCGTAGATGCCAAAATCACTGTTAGAGAATATCCAAAAggaattaaaaaaataaatccAGAAGAATTATATGAAGTAGATAATTTGGCATTATGGATGAGAGTTAATGCAGACTTAAAACAAGAACAGGATCAATtgaaaaatgaaaaatatgaaaaatatgaaaaaaataaaaaaaatggaaaagGACAAACGGAAGAACtagatgataatatatcatcTGATCATACTTGTGAATGTTCAGAATCATATGAAACATATGGAAAATTATCAAATGAAGAATTTAATTCATCAAATGAAGACACTACAATCAAATCCTCTAATGAAAACATATTTGATACATTACCATTACATCCTGGACATCCTTTAGAATTTATTCATTTACAAAACAAATGGATAAATCAAGACACTACCAATATTCCTGATATGTATGATCAAAAATATCTAGATGCTCACAGAAATGCTGTATTTAATTTAACTACACAAGTCCCTAGAGAAGTAGAAATAGAAGCTAAACAACTTTTGcatattcaaaaaaaattgcAGCAAGatgaaatattatga
- a CDS encoding hypothetical protein (conserved Plasmodium protein, unknown function): MNKIIFYLLNGEKYLYNISRNNFCTYEGIYNIGIKRFFNSTGKEYVLKNKDIHRRKKRNVWLKKLNISELPHKKYGNKLGSVAKKLYMDGLYQNIDRNKERYNNDEYYNDENKVSVESNVFMSSIKSKISSVNNNNTSICNNIELLENNQSCWNNICNELKCHLPFLQPYSITVTLNYLSKINYDEYDIFKFIADNIDERWLKNFNIKDLSLLLLSYSRLHIKYDSFINRISRELLYKISYASLDELSKIAYSYTKMKIYDYEVFLHLCNEIKYKIKNEKDNKFVWESDLDSVNENNEHNDFTMINTTESEKKYKNINNKKKQYNLSCENNTLDLKSYETVHMGIKQEGYIQNFNDNNKTNKYKKKESHHIDNINKENNGLSIDYKGEHINVKENKKYSSLCLFLYCIGKMKHRDFKLLDIIAEYLKLQHLNNIDISNMCYTFSLYNYYYTNDFYKSFCLKSMEIINDIEPLQRVIILTYMLKKPTLDMLHIYVMYLKNIINEMSKNKIYKENLFLNLCINSISCDTFLNFLYGLLHSNENLISKEEQKYMTYTYIIDNVFIIINLILTYIDFFIKNKNKNISSRDIAKIFNILIKMYNIKNKNLNISKYNNMKAFHDIMSCLDVQIKNTLNIITNDINKIHLFDLINIKKNLLDFKNNNNPYDEKVETILNSLRLLIK; the protein is encoded by the coding sequence atgaacaaaataatattttatttattaaatggtgagaaatatctttataatatttccagaaataatttttgtaCATATGAAGGCATTTACAATATTGGAATTAAAAGATTCTTTAATAGCACAGGGAAAgaatatgtattaaaaaataaggaTATTCATAGaagaaagaaaagaaaTGTGTGGTTGAAAAAACTTAATATAAGTGAATTACCACATAAGAAATATGGAAATAAATTAGGATCAGTTGctaaaaaattatatatggATGGTTTGTATCAAAATATTGATAGAAATAAGgaaagatataataatgatgaatattataatgatgaaaataaagTTTCTGTGGAGAGTAATGTTTTTATGTCAAGTATAAAAAGCAAAATATCTTCagttaataataataatacaagtatatgtaataatatagaattATTGGAGAATAACCAAAGTTGTTggaataatatatgtaatgAATTAAAATGTCATTTACCATTTTTACAACCATATAGCATAACAGTGAcattaaattatttgtcaaaaataaattatgatGAATATGATATATTCAAATTTATAGCAGATAATATTGATGAGAGATGgttaaaaaattttaatattaaggatttatctttattattattatcttattcaagattacatataaaatatgattCGTTCATAAATCGTATAAGTAGAGaattgttatataaaataagtTATGCATCATTAGATGAATTATCAAAAATAGCTTATTCATATActaaaatgaaaatatatgattatgAGGTTTTTCTACATTTATgtaatgaaataaaatataaaataaaaaatgaaaaagataataagTTTGTTTGGGAGTCTGATTTGGATAGTgtaaatgaaaataatgaacaTAATGATTTTACTATGATAAATACAACAGAaagtgaaaaaaaatataaaaatataaataataagaagaaacaatataatttaagttgtgaaaataatacattaGATTTAAAAAGTTATGAGACTGTTCATATGGGAATAAAACAAGAAGGatatattcaaaattttaatgataataataaaacgaataagtataaaaaaaaagagtCTCATcatattgataatataaataaagaaaataatgGGTTATCTATAGATTATAAGGGGGAGCATATAAATgttaaagaaaataaaaaatattctaGTTTGtgtctttttttatattgtattGGCAAAATGAAACATCGTGATTTTAAATTACTAGATATAATTGctgaatatttaaaattacAACATCTTAATAATATCGATATAAGTAACATGTGTTAtacattttctttatataattattattatacaaatgatttttataaaagtttttgtttaaaaagtatggaaataataaatgatattGAACCATTACAAAGGGTTATTATTTTAACGTATATGCTAAAAAAACCCACATTAGATATGTtgcatatatatgttatgtatcttaaaaatataataaatgaaatgagtaaaaataaaatatacaaagaaaacttatttttaaatttatgtataaataGTATATCATGTGACACATTTTTAAACTTCTTATATGGTTTGTTACATtcaaatgaaaatttaatttCTAAGGAAGAACAGAAATATATgacatatacatatataatagataatgttttcataataataaatcttATATTAACTTATATAGacttttttataaagaataagaataaaaatatatcttctAGAGATATTGctaaaatttttaatattctCATAAAGATGTATAACATCAAAAATAAgaatttaaatatatctaaatataataatatgaaagCGTTCCATGACATTATGAGTTGTCTAGATGTTCAAATAAAGAATacattaaatattataacgaatgatataaataaaattcatttatttgacttaataaatataaaaaagaacTTGTTAGactttaaaaataataataaccCATATGATGAAAAAGTTGAAACAATATTAAATTCTTTACGTTTATTGATAAAGTGA
- a CDS encoding hypothetical protein (conserved Plasmodium protein, unknown function): MGEYVRKIPYYNNYEEKKDLLKFTFLNDKRDDEKIEINKNDDVQFIIKKRYNMKDILTHLPHMNTRTQGDVLTERKNKLKEDMSTNFNSYEKRFPFLIDTVVKIPEQTRDIKDVLNNKYVDDNTIKYRISQNVVTKTMLLEERKKNYKNELRGNNIEDNEEILNYGDIYLDPEKNYTDIVKNKNKLLTLKNYGLGQGPSNFVFSYPDIKAKGRGGYASEIVKSNVLKNKNEYSKNQIQLNIQNLQDKDINYSNREEKIFLMKNRFKYINHTKDSYFVDNYLKERPIIILRYKGFQKKR, translated from the exons ATGGGAGAGTATGTGAGAAAAATACCATACTATAACAATTATGAGGAGAAAAAAGATCTCCTGAAATTTACATTCCTAAATGATAAAAGGgatgatgaaaaaatagaaataaataaaaatgacGACGTTCAATTTATAA TAAAAAAGAGGTACAATATGAAGGATATACTAACGCACCTTCCTCATATGA ATACAAGAACACAGGGAGATGTTCTAACTGAAAGAAAA aataaatTGAAAGAAGATATGTCTACTAATTTTAACAGCTATGAAAAAAGATTTCCATTTCTTATTGATACGGTTGTAAAAATTCCTGAACAAACAAGAGACATAAAAGACGTgttaaataataaatatg ttgATGACAATACGATAAAGTATAGAATATCTCAAAATGTTGTAACCAAAACGATGTTGCTAGAAGAGAGGAAAAAAAACTATAAGAATGAATTGA GAGGAAACAATATAGAAG ataatgaagaaatacTTAATTATGGAGATATATATTTGGACCctgaaaaaaattacac tgatattgtaaaaaataaaaataagttATTGACCCTCAAAAATTATGGTCTGGGACAGGGACCATCAAATTTTGTATTTTCATACCCCGATATTAAAGCTa AAGGAAGAGGGGGGTACGCCAGCGAAATAGTTAAATCAAATGttcttaaaaataaaaacgAATATTCTAAAAATCAG ATACAGCTAAATATTCAGAATTTACAAg ATAAAGATATAAACTATTCAAACAG GGAGGAGAAAA tttttttaatgaaaaatagatttaaatatattaatcaCACAAAGGACAGTTACTTCGTGGATAATTATCTTAAg GAACGACccattattatattgaGATATAAAGgatttcaaaaaaaaagataa
- a CDS encoding putative phd finger protein, protein MEKKSVSMQNKVKKKCIDKSKSKDTNTIKSNGGSNNKNGTYNNNDKKINNKNLKPSDANVDIKNYSDNNENDSFCYECYHGGNLVCCDNCIRSYHLYCLSSSDKPQPNFNYWYCPLCKRRGVTVDASLKRRKKIKTISTVDKKKEKVKQKSEGSKYTNQINVGENYQVSNVSTFFLNSHSEKYDETSKSELVYSPYLLERMKESYLSEGQYELVIKNDYELAIFIKELAKNWKCQLGWHPFTPEYAFKILHHVDYNPKKAIELLKSSEFNFLEICDPPIRKYENKWRPRDKRGQISDSPYPSSELLQSYLKRSVECSLDEKKYHYPVNTNNKFYCEINKNNIIETNYPNERTRNSLRKEVEEEEDEEDDFEDDDLEEEEEDDKDDEEYYEEYDK, encoded by the exons atggaaaaaaaaagtgtTAGTATGCAAAataaagtaaaaaaaaaatgtatagATAAGAGCAAGAGTAAGGATACTAATACAATAAAAAGTAATGGGGGTAGTAATAACAAGAATGGAACATACAATAACAATgataagaaaataaataataaaaatttaaaacCTTCAGATGCTAATgtagatataaaaaattatagtgataataatgaaaatgattCATTTTGTTATGAATGTTATCATGGAGGGAATTTAGTTTGTTGTGATAATTGTATTAGATcttatcatttatat tgCCTCAGTTCGTCAGATAAGCCACAACCCAATTTTAATTATTGGTATTGCCCATTATGTAAAAGAAGAG GTGTAACGGTGGATGCTTCATTgaaaagaagaaaaaaaattaaaacgATAAG TACTGTTgataaaaagaaagaaaagGTCAAGCAAAAAAGTGAAGGAAGCAAATACACCAACCAAATTAATGTAGGAGAAAATTATCAAGTTTCAAACGTGTctactttttttttaaatagCCATTCGGAAAAATATGATG AAACTAGCAAATCAGAATTGGTTTATTCCCCTTATTTATTAGAAAGAATGAAAGAAAGTTATTTAAGTGAAGGACAATACGAATTagttattaaaaatgattatGAGCTTGCAATATTTATAAAGGAGCTAGCCAAAAATTGGAAATGTCAATTAGGTTGGCATCCATTTACTCCTGAATATgcatttaaaatattacatCACGTTGATTATAACCCTAAGAAAGCTatagaattattaaaaagttcagaatttaattttctag aaataTGCGATCCACCCATACGCAAATATGAGAACAAATGGAGACCCCGAGATAAAAGAGGACAAATATCAG aTTCTCCATATCCTTCTTCTGAATTGCTCCAAAGTTATCTAAAACGATCTGTTGAATGTTCACTAGATGAAAAGAAATATCACTATCCTGTTAATACAAACAATAAATTTTATTgtgaaataaataaaaataatattatagaaACTAATTATCCTAATGAGAGAACTAGAAACTCTTTAAGAAAAGAAGTTGAAGAAGAGgaagatgaagaagatgatTTTGAAGATGACGATTTAGAAGAAGAGGAAGAAGATGATAAAGATGATGAAGAATATTATGAAGAATATGATAAGtga